One Mercurialis annua linkage group LG3, ddMerAnnu1.2, whole genome shotgun sequence DNA window includes the following coding sequences:
- the LOC126674490 gene encoding germin-like protein subfamily 1 member 20: MEINILLAIFGFLALGFSFVTATDPAPLDDFCVAPSGSELAVIENGQLCKDPKLVKAVDFFYSGLNIPRNTKNRIGSNFTDVTVEEIKGLNSLGISIGRVDYAPNGIAPPTYHPRASEIRIVLEGTLYIGFISSNPDHRLFTKILRPGDIFVVPTGLIHFVKNVGKTPAVAILAHNSQNPGSVTVPDTIFGSKPLIHPQVLAKSFQLDKKTVAYLQEQDWI; this comes from the exons atggaaattaatattttgttagcAATTTTTGGTTTCTTGGCTTTGGGTTTCTCATTTGTCACTGCCACTGATCCTGCACCTCTTGATGACTTTTGTGTTGCACCAAGTGGCTCCGAGCTTGCGG TAATTGAAAATGGACAATTATGCAAGGATCCAAAGTTAGTAAAAGCAGTCGACTTCTTCTACTCGGGGCTGAATATACCAAGAAACACAAAAAATAGAATAGGATCAAATTTCACTGATGTAACGGTTGAAGAAATAAAAGGATTAAATAGCCTCGGAATATCCATAGGCCGTGTCGATTATGCACCAAATGGTATAGCTCCTCCTACTTATCATCCTCGAGCATCGGAGATTCGTATCGTCCTAGAGGGTACTCTCTATATCGGTTTTATCTCATCGAATCCCGATCATCGTCTCTTTACAAAAATTCTACGCCCCGGAGACATTTTTGTAGTTCCAACTGGCTTAATTCATTTTGTAAAGAATGTTGGCAAAACTCCTGCAGTTGCAATTTTAGCACATAATAGTCAAAATCCAGGGTCCGTAACAGTACCTGATACAATCTTTGGATCAAAACCGCTTATTCACCCTCAAGTTCTTGCCAAGTCATTTCAACTCGATAAAAAAACGGTGGCGTATCTTCAGGAACAAGAttggatttaa
- the LOC126674757 gene encoding germin-like protein subfamily 1 member 20 — protein sequence MRPVDIFQAIFAFLALVIPISSAQPLNDFCVAPTDTKSGVFENGEFCKDPKRVTPSDFFYSGLNIPGNTSNQFGVNVTAVTVEQLKGLNNNGLALTRIDFAPNGVNPIHHNPRGTEVMVVLKGILYVGFITSNPDHRLVAKILRPGDVYVFPLGLIHFQKNIGKTHAVTISAYSSESPGQITTANTIFGSVPPIQSDVLTKSFQIDEKLVAYLQTRDWTRP from the exons ATGAGACCAGTTGATATATTCCAAgcaatttttgcatttttggcTCTTGTCATCCCAATTTCGTCAGCCCAACCTCTTAATGACTTTTGTGTAGCACCAACTGATACCAAGTCCGGCG TGTTCGAAAATGGGGAATTCTGTAAGGATCCAAAGAGAGTTACACcaagtgattttttttactCAGGATTGAATATACCAGGAAACACATCAAATCAATTTGGTGTCAACGTTACTGCCGTAACAGTTGAACAATTAAAGGGCCTTAACAACAATGGTTTAGCGCTAACTCGCATCGATTTTGCACCAAATGGTGTAAACCCTATCCACCATAACCCTAGAGGAACAGAGGTTATGGTAGTCCTAAAGGGCATTCTCTATGTCGGTTTTATCACGTCGAATCCGGATCATCGTCTCGTCGCGAAAATTCTACGTCCCGGAGATGTTTATGTATTTCCATTAGGGCTAATTCATTTTCAGAAGAATATTGGTAAAACTCATGCAGTTACAATATCAGCTTATAGTAGCGAAAGTCCAGGACAAATAACAACAGCTAATACAATATTTGGATCAGTGCCACCTATTCAATCTGATGTTCTGACCAAGTCGTTTCAGATTGACGAAAAATTGGTGGCTTATCTTCAAACTAGAGATTGGACTCGTCCCTAA